From the Gallaecimonas kandeliae genome, one window contains:
- a CDS encoding PAS domain-containing protein yields MNSIAELNEIHWLVELLQNVDVGMVVLDRDYKVQIWNGFMENHSGLLPSQVKGKSLLECFPELDKAWFDRKAAMVFTLKSRAFMTWQQKPYLLRFNNYRPITGTAEHMFQNVTLFPLTGLSGEVTHMAMLIYDMTDSALASQGGH; encoded by the coding sequence ATGAACTCGATAGCCGAACTGAACGAGATCCACTGGCTGGTGGAGCTGCTGCAGAACGTGGATGTGGGCATGGTGGTGCTGGACAGAGACTACAAGGTGCAGATCTGGAACGGTTTCATGGAAAACCACAGCGGCCTGCTGCCGAGCCAGGTCAAGGGCAAGAGCCTGCTGGAGTGCTTCCCCGAGCTGGACAAGGCCTGGTTCGACCGCAAGGCGGCCATGGTCTTCACCCTCAAGAGCCGCGCCTTCATGACCTGGCAGCAAAAGCCCTACCTCTTGAGGTTCAACAACTACAGGCCCATCACAGGCACCGCAGAGCACATGTTCCAGAACGTCACCCTCTTTCCCCTCACCGGCTTGTCGGGAGAGGTGACCCATATGGCGATGCTGATCTACGACATGACCGATAGCGCCCTGGCCAGCCAGGGCGGCCACTAG
- a CDS encoding response regulator: MTKVLICDDSAMARKQMARSLPKDWDIEILFAKDGREGLQLIRAQQPQLLFLDLNMPDVDGYQVLEFLRLAKMDLPVIVVSGDIQAEAHRRVMALGALAFIQKPMAAERLKEVLAATGLYHQGEVSAAREEPGLAVDIRDGYQEVVNVAMGRAGALLAQMLGIFVKLPIPKVDLLELSELRMALASANSSRVSAICQGFIGPGLAGEALLLLDDADMADLARLLRFEGELTESVQVELLSDIANVLVSACLAGLGEQLDVRFCQGHPVVLGLHRDIGELLAHGKPWQRILAVELSYGLEGYHLTFDLLLLLAESAIPTLNYKIAHLLE; this comes from the coding sequence ATGACCAAAGTCCTGATCTGCGACGACTCTGCCATGGCACGCAAGCAGATGGCCCGCTCCCTGCCCAAGGATTGGGATATCGAGATCCTCTTCGCCAAGGATGGCCGCGAAGGCCTGCAACTGATCCGTGCCCAGCAACCCCAACTGCTGTTCCTCGACCTGAACATGCCCGACGTGGACGGCTACCAGGTCCTGGAATTCCTGCGCCTGGCCAAGATGGACCTGCCGGTGATCGTCGTCTCCGGCGACATCCAGGCCGAGGCCCATCGCAGGGTCATGGCCCTGGGGGCCCTGGCCTTCATCCAGAAACCCATGGCCGCCGAGCGCCTCAAGGAGGTGCTGGCCGCCACCGGCCTCTACCACCAGGGCGAGGTGTCAGCGGCCAGGGAAGAGCCGGGCCTGGCCGTGGACATCCGCGACGGCTACCAGGAAGTGGTGAACGTGGCCATGGGCAGGGCCGGGGCCCTGCTGGCCCAGATGCTGGGCATCTTCGTGAAGCTGCCCATTCCCAAGGTGGATCTGCTGGAGCTGAGCGAGCTGCGCATGGCCCTGGCGTCGGCCAACTCGTCGCGGGTCTCCGCCATCTGCCAGGGCTTCATAGGCCCGGGCCTGGCCGGTGAGGCGCTGCTGCTGCTGGACGACGCCGATATGGCGGATCTGGCCAGGCTGCTGCGCTTCGAGGGGGAACTGACCGAGTCGGTGCAGGTGGAACTGCTGTCCGACATCGCCAACGTCCTGGTCAGCGCCTGCCTGGCGGGCCTGGGCGAACAGCTGGACGTGCGCTTCTGCCAGGGCCACCCCGTGGTGCTGGGGCTGCACCGGGACATAGGGGAACTGCTGGCCCACGGCAAGCCCTGGCAGCGGATCCTGGCCGTGGAGCTGAGCTACGGCCTGGAGGGCTACCACCTGACCTTCGATCTGCTGCTGCTGCTGGCGGAAAGCGCCATCCCCACCCTCAACTACAAGATCGCCCACCTGCTGGAGTAA
- a CDS encoding nitroreductase family protein, giving the protein MDAFEAIQARRAVKHYDPTHRLSAEEEEKLLSAALLSPTAFNIQNWRFVLAKDPELRKQLRAAAWDQAQVTDASLLVVLCADLKAWEKEPQRYWAKADGAVQDFMATAIDQYYRNREQVQRDEALRSCGMAAQTLMLAAKAMGYDSCPMDGFDFEEVGRLLKLPQDHLVTMFVVIGKAAKPAHPRGGQLPLAEVVLTDGF; this is encoded by the coding sequence ATGGACGCCTTTGAAGCCATCCAGGCCCGCCGGGCCGTGAAGCATTACGACCCCACCCACAGGCTCAGCGCCGAGGAAGAAGAAAAGCTGCTGTCGGCAGCGTTGCTCTCCCCCACCGCCTTCAACATCCAGAACTGGCGCTTCGTGCTGGCCAAGGATCCCGAGCTGCGCAAACAGCTGCGCGCCGCCGCCTGGGACCAGGCCCAGGTCACCGACGCCTCCCTGCTGGTGGTGCTCTGCGCCGACCTCAAGGCCTGGGAGAAGGAGCCCCAGCGCTACTGGGCCAAGGCCGACGGCGCCGTTCAGGACTTCATGGCCACCGCCATCGACCAGTACTACAGGAACCGCGAGCAGGTGCAGCGGGACGAGGCCCTGCGCTCCTGCGGCATGGCCGCCCAGACGCTGATGCTGGCCGCCAAGGCCATGGGCTATGACAGCTGCCCCATGGACGGCTTCGACTTCGAGGAAGTGGGCCGGCTGCTCAAGCTGCCACAAGACCACCTGGTGACCATGTTCGTGGTCATCGGCAAGGCCGCCAAGCCGGCCCATCCCAGGGGCGGCCAGCTGCCCCTGGCCGAGGTGGTGCTGACCGACGGCTTCTAA
- a CDS encoding c-type cytochrome: MSKGSALRWLWRLLILAALALLVLVAAFAWYVQSSKSHIPQLEQVDQYRYLSDWDPDQRQLYYRTPQGTVLPQGAGDAALRYDWFLALEQPMSRSSFADPLFLRRFRFLADPVDPDGLPVGFTRRHVASLRDDVLDINCSACHTGQLNYSKDGRRYALRVDGGQAMHAFTDLEMGSFGPTLISALAETWANPLKFERFAEKVLKKGGSRAQLHAQLGDTLKAFLAIKQNNPLAHLYPTREGFGRTDALGRIANTLFGDHLDPANLQPSAAPVSYPYLWNMWKFNWVQYNGSVAQPLARNVGEALGVGADIQLLDKDGKALPPDQRFHSSVQVQGLEKIERALQQLPQPQWPEDILGKVDRAKAEQGRALFAQHCSQCHGPHLASGPRQQAEAPLKKSPADQWLIEVIGLDHIGTDPSAADNFMTKTYDLSATGLDQAGISALLAPRLKRQLARDMLMRLQELAADQALTEAARGDFAALAKAFPAPDALADAGFQPDQAPAIKAVLNRYDLKASAALSPDFQTPQLYCDHQCQLDALWFDLDLALDHIDTSLKALDPKHLTEGLGLNLVGLLVKQRYYQDHDVTAEQQRCLEGFGALDLPQQIAGYKPRPLGGVWATPPFLHNGSVPNLYQMLVPAAERDQRFFLGPREYDPVHLGYITKPLPGGEPDGFWFDTREPGNHNSGHSFEASPAQWQAFEADPKGHPLPKGVIGPRLSEQERMALLEYLKIHTDNPSGEPYQPGPACLAETH, from the coding sequence ATGAGCAAGGGAAGCGCCCTGCGCTGGTTATGGCGGCTGCTGATATTGGCGGCCCTGGCACTGCTGGTGCTGGTGGCGGCCTTCGCCTGGTATGTACAGTCCTCCAAGTCCCATATCCCCCAGTTGGAGCAGGTGGACCAGTACCGCTACCTGAGTGACTGGGACCCGGACCAGCGCCAGCTCTACTACCGCACCCCCCAGGGCACGGTGCTGCCCCAGGGCGCCGGTGACGCTGCCTTGCGCTACGACTGGTTCCTGGCCTTGGAACAGCCCATGTCCAGGTCCAGCTTCGCCGACCCGCTCTTCCTGCGCCGCTTCCGCTTCCTGGCCGACCCGGTGGACCCCGACGGCCTGCCGGTGGGCTTCACCCGCCGCCATGTGGCGAGCCTGAGGGACGACGTCCTCGACATCAACTGCAGCGCCTGCCACACAGGCCAGCTCAATTACAGCAAGGACGGCCGCCGCTACGCGCTGCGGGTGGACGGTGGCCAGGCCATGCACGCCTTCACCGATCTCGAGATGGGCAGCTTCGGCCCCACCCTCATCAGCGCCCTGGCGGAGACCTGGGCCAACCCCCTGAAGTTCGAGCGCTTCGCCGAGAAGGTGCTCAAGAAGGGCGGCTCCAGGGCCCAGCTGCACGCCCAGCTGGGCGACACCCTCAAGGCCTTCCTTGCCATCAAGCAGAACAACCCCCTGGCCCACCTCTACCCCACCCGGGAGGGCTTCGGCCGTACCGACGCCCTGGGGCGCATCGCCAACACCCTCTTCGGCGACCACCTGGACCCTGCCAACCTCCAGCCCTCGGCGGCGCCGGTGAGCTACCCCTACCTGTGGAACATGTGGAAATTCAACTGGGTGCAGTACAACGGCTCCGTCGCCCAGCCCCTGGCCCGCAATGTCGGCGAGGCCCTGGGGGTCGGTGCCGACATCCAGCTGCTGGACAAGGACGGCAAGGCGCTGCCCCCGGACCAACGCTTCCACAGCTCGGTGCAGGTGCAGGGCCTGGAGAAGATTGAGCGGGCCCTGCAGCAGCTGCCCCAGCCCCAGTGGCCGGAGGACATCCTCGGCAAGGTGGACAGGGCCAAGGCCGAGCAGGGCAGGGCGCTGTTCGCCCAGCATTGCAGCCAGTGCCACGGCCCTCATCTGGCCAGCGGCCCCCGCCAACAGGCGGAGGCCCCGCTCAAGAAGAGCCCGGCCGACCAGTGGCTGATCGAGGTGATAGGGCTGGACCATATCGGCACAGACCCCAGCGCCGCCGACAATTTCATGACCAAGACCTATGATCTCTCCGCCACCGGCCTGGACCAGGCCGGGATCAGCGCCCTGCTGGCGCCGCGCCTCAAGCGCCAACTGGCCCGCGACATGCTGATGCGCCTGCAGGAGCTGGCCGCCGACCAGGCCCTGACGGAAGCGGCCAGAGGCGATTTCGCGGCCCTGGCCAAGGCTTTCCCTGCCCCGGACGCCCTGGCCGACGCCGGTTTCCAGCCGGACCAGGCCCCGGCCATCAAGGCGGTGCTGAATCGCTACGACCTCAAGGCCAGCGCCGCCCTGAGCCCTGACTTCCAGACGCCCCAGCTCTATTGCGACCACCAGTGCCAGCTCGACGCCCTCTGGTTCGACCTGGATCTGGCCCTTGATCATATCGACACCAGCCTCAAGGCCCTGGATCCCAAGCACCTTACCGAGGGCCTGGGCCTCAACCTGGTGGGGCTGCTGGTCAAGCAGCGTTACTACCAGGACCACGACGTGACGGCCGAGCAGCAGCGCTGCCTGGAAGGCTTCGGCGCCCTGGATCTGCCCCAGCAGATAGCGGGCTACAAGCCGCGGCCCCTGGGCGGGGTCTGGGCCACACCGCCCTTCCTGCACAACGGCTCAGTGCCCAACCTCTACCAGATGCTGGTGCCGGCCGCCGAGCGCGACCAGCGCTTCTTCCTGGGTCCCAGGGAATACGATCCTGTGCACCTGGGGTACATCACCAAGCCGCTGCCCGGTGGCGAGCCGGACGGTTTCTGGTTCGACACCAGAGAGCCCGGCAACCACAACAGCGGCCACAGCTTCGAGGCCAGCCCCGCCCAGTGGCAGGCCTTCGAGGCCGATCCCAAGGGCCATCCTTTACCAAAAGGGGTGATAGGGCCCAGGCTCAGCGAGCAGGAGCGCATGGCGCTGCTGGAATACCTCAAGATCCACACCGACAACCCCAGCGGCGAGCCTTACCAGCCGGGGCCGGCCTGCCTGGCCGAGACGCACTGA
- a CDS encoding c-type cytochrome → MKGGIRGLLLALVALLAACGDKPKAVTSQQTTTGLELLDQNWDDQDRQAAWTLSFGSRILPINWFLALEQAGSKRLFSANLARFGFASAGVSPRNPDGLPIGMTVTPEHQGRQWVGLGCSACHSGQVYHGGHTLHIDGGQSLLDFQGFEKALLKALEATLDDDARFQRFAKATGEAPAALRPALEARLEWLKARAALNATHFPYGRGRLDAFGQIFNAVTADFLGIPENRREPDAPVSYPVLWDAPHLDLVQWNASAPNAGPGPLVQNATTTLAVFGELNIHSPGQGYDSSMELENLGKIQDLWYQLKAPAWPEAVLGAIDRPLAEKGRALYQANCQSCHALADESDAKRELRAVPVPVEQLGTDPKMASNFVNASAKSGAFAGQKMLFLAGPTLGETAPSIELVLHAAVGALAHHPLEAMQQQLESLHKVDKTPLNQRPFDYKARPLSGIWASAPYLHNGSVPTLATLLSKTRPARFPVGKVEFDPKSVGLSSQVLDSRQVSFFDTSEPGNGNGGHDYGTSLSDADKAALLEYLKTL, encoded by the coding sequence GTGAAAGGGGGGATTAGGGGCCTGTTATTGGCCCTGGTGGCGTTGCTTGCCGCTTGTGGCGACAAACCCAAGGCTGTGACCAGCCAGCAGACGACCACGGGTCTGGAACTGCTCGATCAGAATTGGGATGACCAGGACAGGCAGGCGGCCTGGACCCTGAGTTTCGGCTCCCGCATCCTGCCCATCAACTGGTTCCTGGCCTTGGAACAGGCCGGCAGCAAGCGCCTATTCAGCGCCAACCTGGCCCGCTTTGGCTTCGCCAGTGCCGGCGTCTCACCGCGTAACCCCGACGGGCTGCCCATAGGGATGACCGTCACCCCCGAACACCAAGGCCGGCAATGGGTCGGGCTGGGCTGTTCGGCCTGCCATTCGGGCCAGGTCTACCATGGCGGCCATACCCTGCACATCGACGGCGGCCAGTCGCTGCTGGACTTCCAGGGCTTCGAGAAGGCGCTGCTCAAGGCCCTCGAGGCCACCCTCGATGACGATGCCCGCTTCCAGCGTTTCGCCAAGGCCACAGGCGAGGCGCCGGCGGCGCTGCGCCCGGCCCTTGAGGCCAGGCTCGAATGGCTCAAGGCCCGCGCCGCCCTCAACGCCACCCATTTCCCCTATGGCCGGGGCCGGCTCGATGCCTTCGGGCAGATCTTCAACGCCGTCACCGCCGATTTCCTCGGTATCCCGGAAAACCGCCGTGAGCCGGATGCCCCCGTCAGTTACCCCGTGCTCTGGGATGCGCCCCATCTGGACCTGGTGCAGTGGAACGCCTCGGCCCCCAATGCCGGCCCAGGGCCCCTGGTGCAGAACGCCACCACCACCCTGGCGGTGTTCGGTGAACTGAACATCCACAGCCCTGGCCAGGGTTACGACTCCAGCATGGAGCTGGAGAACCTCGGCAAGATCCAGGACCTCTGGTACCAGCTCAAGGCCCCTGCTTGGCCGGAGGCGGTACTGGGCGCCATAGACAGGCCCCTGGCGGAGAAGGGCCGCGCCCTCTACCAGGCCAACTGCCAAAGCTGCCATGCCCTGGCCGATGAGTCCGACGCCAAGCGGGAGCTCAGGGCCGTGCCGGTGCCGGTGGAGCAGCTAGGTACCGATCCCAAGATGGCCAGCAATTTCGTCAATGCCAGCGCCAAGAGCGGCGCCTTCGCCGGCCAGAAGATGCTGTTCCTGGCCGGCCCCACCCTGGGGGAAACGGCTCCCAGCATAGAGCTGGTGCTCCATGCCGCCGTCGGCGCCCTGGCCCACCATCCCCTGGAGGCGATGCAGCAGCAGCTGGAGAGCCTCCATAAAGTGGACAAGACCCCCCTCAACCAGCGGCCTTTTGATTACAAGGCAAGGCCCCTGTCCGGGATCTGGGCCTCGGCGCCTTACCTGCATAACGGCTCTGTACCGACCTTGGCGACGCTGCTGTCCAAGACGCGGCCGGCCCGTTTCCCTGTTGGCAAGGTGGAGTTCGACCCCAAGAGCGTGGGCCTGAGCAGCCAGGTGCTGGACAGCAGGCAGGTCAGCTTCTTCGACACCAGCGAGCCCGGCAACGGCAACGGCGGCCACGACTATGGCACCAGCCTCAGCGACGCCGACAAGGCGGCCTTGCTGGAATACCTGAAAACCCTGTAG
- a CDS encoding PilZ domain-containing protein — MELQSVIVERSSEQESRWLEHTRVGMRLDIELLDHRRSRFQSELVGYRLGRFLIVRFDEQVLPAKLSVNGLVAVCRFLVEDSVGECYAFKAQILSLVRLPDKLLFLSFPDEIQRRPLRAIKRQRIEIPASIQLHSDKALAARAYGGAVTDISQSGCRFRFDEGHQGRKVALLPVLVNLLGQEPGLRRQIPGLVRNSKLEEERLYVGIQFEQVQLDFA, encoded by the coding sequence ATGGAATTGCAGAGCGTCATCGTAGAGCGGTCGTCAGAGCAGGAAAGCCGCTGGCTTGAACACACCCGAGTCGGCATGCGCCTCGACATAGAGCTGCTCGACCATCGCCGCAGCCGTTTCCAGAGCGAACTGGTGGGCTACCGCCTGGGCCGCTTCCTGATAGTGCGCTTCGACGAGCAGGTGTTGCCGGCCAAGCTCAGCGTCAACGGCCTGGTGGCGGTCTGCCGCTTCCTGGTGGAGGACAGCGTCGGCGAGTGCTACGCCTTCAAGGCGCAGATCCTCAGCCTGGTGCGCCTGCCTGACAAGCTGCTGTTCCTCTCCTTCCCCGACGAGATACAGCGCCGCCCCCTGCGGGCCATCAAGCGCCAACGCATCGAGATCCCCGCCTCCATCCAGCTGCACAGCGACAAGGCCCTGGCCGCCAGGGCCTATGGTGGCGCTGTCACCGACATCTCCCAGAGCGGTTGCCGCTTCCGTTTCGACGAAGGGCACCAGGGCCGCAAGGTCGCCCTGCTGCCGGTGCTGGTCAACCTCCTGGGCCAGGAACCTGGCCTGCGGCGCCAGATCCCGGGCCTGGTGCGCAACTCCAAGCTGGAGGAAGAGCGCCTCTACGTCGGTATCCAGTTCGAGCAGGTGCAACTGGACTTCGCTTAA
- a CDS encoding S9 family peptidase — protein sequence MGNNSLKTGVGLALALMAANAAAAPAGGSAALTKADYQNAERFLSYKTDPLVDHDVRKAHWFDDSQFWFVDTDHEAQRYMRMDAASGKAEPLFDQAKLAAALNAAMAAEAGKDKQHKKDDKAKPLEAGKLPISDIKLPKNGHIQLTVKGSDYSCDYPGLQECVKGVLSAVLAGNGKKADIAKLHGVISPDGKQVAFIRDWNLWVRDIASGKERQLTKDGVKDFGYATDNAGWVHSEQAVLEWSPDSKRIATFQQDQRKVADMALVSTALGNPKIDVWKYPLAGDKHVFMIHRVVIDVAAAKVVPLKMKPDFHRSTLCDDISCSGHGAWDDVKWAPDSQSLAFVSTSRDHKHEWLRIADPKSGKVRTAFEESVPSYFESGIEGVSWRYLPGSDQALWYSERSDWGQLYLYSTKTGKVLHPVTSGEGAVSNVLHLDPKSREVWYTAVGKVKGNDPYYRQLWKASLDGGEPVLLTPENADHSISLSKDGSYFVDSYSTPTTPPVTVLRAAKDGHVISTVAKADISRLKAAGWVAPEPIIVTGRDGKTPLYGLMFKPSNFDPKKRYPIIDYVYPGPQTGSVRGRSFLAARSDHQAMAELGFIVVAIDGMGTPWRSKSFHDTWYGNMGDNTLPDQVKAIRELANRYPWIDFKRVGIWGHSGGGNTTADAMFRYPELFKVGWAESGNHDNRNYEADWGEKYQGLVKDNADGTSNYDNQANQDLVAHLQGKLMLTYGTLDDNVPPQNTELLVQALIKADKPFDMIAVPNAHHAYGYATPYITKRRWDYFVQHLLGATPAPYQLKEWPWH from the coding sequence ATGGGGAACAACAGCTTGAAGACAGGGGTGGGATTGGCGCTGGCACTGATGGCGGCCAATGCGGCAGCGGCGCCGGCAGGAGGCTCCGCGGCGCTGACCAAGGCGGACTACCAGAACGCCGAGCGCTTCCTCAGTTACAAGACGGATCCGCTGGTGGACCATGATGTGCGCAAGGCCCACTGGTTCGACGACAGCCAGTTCTGGTTTGTCGACACCGACCACGAGGCCCAGCGCTACATGCGCATGGATGCGGCAAGCGGTAAGGCCGAGCCCCTCTTCGACCAGGCCAAGCTGGCGGCGGCCCTGAACGCGGCCATGGCGGCCGAGGCCGGCAAGGACAAGCAGCACAAGAAAGACGACAAGGCCAAACCCCTGGAAGCGGGCAAGCTGCCCATCAGCGACATCAAGCTGCCCAAGAACGGCCATATCCAGCTGACCGTCAAAGGCAGCGACTACAGCTGTGACTACCCCGGCCTGCAAGAGTGCGTGAAGGGCGTGCTGAGTGCCGTGCTGGCCGGCAACGGCAAGAAGGCCGACATCGCCAAGCTGCACGGTGTCATCTCCCCGGACGGCAAGCAAGTCGCCTTTATCCGCGACTGGAACCTCTGGGTGCGCGACATCGCCTCGGGCAAAGAACGCCAGCTGACCAAGGACGGGGTCAAGGACTTCGGCTACGCCACCGATAACGCCGGCTGGGTCCATTCAGAGCAGGCGGTGCTGGAATGGTCCCCTGACTCGAAGCGGATCGCCACCTTCCAGCAGGACCAGCGCAAGGTGGCCGACATGGCCCTGGTCAGCACCGCCCTCGGCAACCCCAAGATAGACGTCTGGAAATACCCCCTGGCCGGTGACAAGCACGTCTTCATGATCCACAGGGTCGTCATCGACGTGGCCGCCGCCAAGGTGGTGCCCCTGAAGATGAAGCCGGACTTCCACCGTTCCACCCTCTGCGACGACATCAGCTGCAGCGGCCACGGCGCCTGGGACGACGTCAAATGGGCGCCGGACAGCCAGAGCCTGGCCTTTGTCTCCACCTCCCGCGACCACAAGCACGAGTGGCTGCGCATCGCCGACCCCAAGAGCGGCAAGGTGCGCACCGCCTTTGAAGAGTCCGTGCCCAGCTATTTCGAGAGCGGCATAGAAGGCGTGAGCTGGCGCTACCTGCCCGGCAGCGACCAGGCCTTGTGGTACTCGGAGCGCAGCGACTGGGGCCAGCTCTACCTCTACAGCACCAAGACCGGCAAGGTGTTGCATCCCGTCACCAGCGGCGAAGGGGCCGTCTCCAACGTGCTGCACCTGGACCCCAAGAGCCGTGAGGTCTGGTATACCGCCGTCGGCAAGGTCAAAGGCAACGACCCCTACTACCGCCAGCTGTGGAAGGCTTCCCTGGACGGCGGCGAGCCTGTGCTGCTGACCCCGGAAAACGCCGACCACAGCATCAGCCTGTCCAAGGACGGCAGCTACTTCGTGGACAGCTATTCCACCCCTACCACACCGCCGGTGACTGTGCTGCGCGCGGCCAAAGACGGCCATGTCATCAGCACCGTCGCCAAGGCCGACATCTCCCGCCTCAAGGCCGCCGGCTGGGTGGCGCCCGAGCCCATCATAGTCACGGGCCGGGACGGCAAGACCCCCCTCTATGGCTTGATGTTCAAGCCCAGCAACTTCGACCCCAAGAAACGCTACCCCATCATCGACTACGTCTACCCCGGCCCCCAGACCGGCTCGGTGCGTGGCCGCAGCTTCCTGGCGGCGCGCAGCGACCACCAGGCCATGGCGGAATTGGGCTTCATCGTAGTGGCCATCGACGGCATGGGCACCCCCTGGCGTTCCAAGTCCTTCCACGACACCTGGTACGGCAACATGGGCGACAACACCTTGCCTGACCAGGTAAAGGCCATCCGCGAGCTGGCCAACCGCTACCCCTGGATCGACTTCAAGCGGGTCGGGATCTGGGGCCATTCCGGTGGCGGCAACACCACGGCCGATGCCATGTTCCGCTACCCGGAACTCTTCAAGGTGGGCTGGGCCGAGTCCGGCAACCATGACAACCGCAACTACGAGGCCGACTGGGGCGAGAAGTACCAGGGCCTGGTGAAGGACAATGCGGACGGCACCAGCAACTACGACAACCAGGCCAACCAGGATCTGGTGGCGCACCTCCAGGGCAAGCTGATGCTGACCTACGGCACCCTGGACGACAACGTGCCGCCCCAGAACACCGAGTTGCTGGTCCAGGCGCTGATCAAGGCCGACAAGCCCTTCGACATGATAGCGGTGCCCAACGCCCACCATGCCTATGGCTACGCCACGCCCTACATCACCAAACGGCGCTGGGACTACTTCGTCCAGCACCTGCTGGGCGCCACCCCGGCCCCTTACCAGCTCAAGGAATGGCCCTGGCATTAA
- a CDS encoding DUF883 family protein, whose protein sequence is MAEEIRKELDTLKADMAKLREDIGNLTGAVKNAAKENVRNAKADAQDGMHKAWEDIEKRFETMLNEGKTAYNKAEHRVAEHPTGSVLAAFGLGFVIAKLLDRGDRH, encoded by the coding sequence ATGGCTGAAGAGATACGCAAGGAACTGGATACCCTCAAGGCGGACATGGCCAAGCTGCGGGAAGATATCGGCAACCTGACGGGGGCGGTCAAGAACGCCGCCAAGGAAAACGTCAGGAACGCCAAGGCCGATGCCCAGGACGGGATGCATAAGGCCTGGGAAGACATCGAGAAACGCTTCGAAACCATGCTCAACGAGGGCAAGACGGCCTACAACAAGGCTGAGCACAGGGTGGCCGAACATCCCACCGGCAGCGTGCTGGCGGCCTTTGGCCTGGGCTTTGTCATCGCCAAGCTGCTCGACAGGGGAGATCGGCACTGA
- a CDS encoding nuclease-related domain-containing protein, with the protein MDFTTLLKPLLPYYGYMLALIILTGILKTPWFKGLTGEWWVRSIAKLRLPKDIYHPIHNVTLPMDDGSTQIDHIFVSVYGIFVVETKNMKGWIFGSERQAQWTQKIFRSSFKFQNPLRQNYRHLKALEAALDVPPETLHSVVAFMGECSFKTAMPANVTLGGGYCRYIRSFKESVLSEAEVSELVTRIQSGRLAPGLRTHFEHVAGLRRRHEGKVQGQGDPLVVGSKARPEAALLEAERLCPKCGQPMVQRTAKRGANAGGQFWGCSQFPKCRAMAKVGAFP; encoded by the coding sequence ATGGACTTCACCACACTACTCAAGCCCCTCCTGCCATACTACGGCTACATGCTTGCCCTCATCATCCTGACGGGAATACTGAAAACCCCTTGGTTCAAAGGCCTCACCGGCGAGTGGTGGGTGCGCTCCATTGCCAAGCTGCGGCTGCCTAAGGACATCTACCACCCCATCCATAACGTCACCTTGCCCATGGATGACGGCAGCACCCAGATAGACCATATCTTCGTATCCGTTTACGGCATCTTCGTGGTGGAAACCAAGAACATGAAGGGCTGGATCTTCGGCAGCGAGCGGCAGGCGCAGTGGACCCAGAAGATCTTTCGCAGCAGCTTCAAGTTCCAGAATCCCTTGCGGCAGAACTACCGGCACCTCAAGGCCCTGGAGGCGGCCCTGGACGTGCCACCTGAGACATTGCACTCGGTGGTGGCCTTCATGGGGGAGTGCAGCTTCAAGACGGCCATGCCGGCCAACGTCACCCTCGGCGGCGGCTATTGCCGATATATCCGCTCCTTCAAAGAATCGGTGCTGAGCGAGGCGGAGGTCTCGGAACTGGTGACCAGGATCCAGTCGGGCCGGCTGGCCCCTGGCCTCAGGACCCATTTCGAACATGTTGCAGGCCTTCGCCGGCGCCATGAAGGCAAGGTACAAGGGCAGGGCGACCCCTTGGTTGTCGGCTCCAAGGCCAGGCCTGAAGCGGCTCTCTTGGAAGCCGAACGCCTCTGCCCCAAGTGTGGCCAGCCCATGGTGCAGCGCACCGCCAAAAGGGGCGCCAACGCAGGGGGCCAGTTCTGGGGCTGCTCCCAGTTCCCAAAATGCCGGGCCATGGCCAAGGTGGGTGCCTTCCCTTAA